Proteins encoded by one window of Juglans regia cultivar Chandler chromosome 15, Walnut 2.0, whole genome shotgun sequence:
- the LOC109010681 gene encoding protein ANTAGONIST OF LIKE HETEROCHROMATIN PROTEIN 1-like produces MENQSSSEEPRSMETNSEIEDSSSSRTRTSESDDPMATYHSSGDEAATQEVNIIYMMWMASQLSGGRVLMPEHNIGLRGNQYIEAVLNGNPRTYKTMFQMEVPAFRYVCDLLRQSFIMDPTERVSVEESLGMFCLLVGHAQGQRIVGDRFQHSSETINRHVKTVMRALHQLGRTVIRPTNTDGVHPYITRNPHNYPWFEKCLGAMDGTMIDAAAPSRLSNAYRNHRGRIAQNVLCLCDFDMKFTYVYTGWEGIAHDAQVFLDALSRSPNKFPWPPQGHYYLVDSAFPCIEKFMPPYPRERYHRSDRYSGHQFRGYKDYFNFCHSSLRNIIERTFALLKNRFLILNAMPRYRPTRQGMLVTACCTLHNLIKTVTPNDEFIQATLALQFSEENMDAADHLGETSEVVDVSYESAGVMAAQRDGIAIPMWEDRFGE; encoded by the exons ATGGAGAATCAGAGTAGTTCGGAAGAACCCCGATCGATGGAGACAAACAGCGAGATTGAGGATTCTAGCTCAAGTAGGACTCGTACCAGCGAGTCGGATGACCCTATGGCCACATATCATTCGAGTGGGGATGAAGCCGCAACGCAGGAGGTGAACATCATCTACATGATGTGGATGGCATCACAATTGAGCGGAGGTCGAGTTCTCATGCCGGAACACAATATTGGCCTACGGGGGAATCAATATATTGAAGCCGTCTTGAATGGGAACCCAAGGACTTACAAAACAATGTTTCAAATGGAAGTGCCGGCCTTCCGTTATGTCTGTGATCTTTTACGACAGTCCTTCATAATGGACCCTACAGAGAGGGTGTCTGTGGAGGAATCATTAGGGATGTTTTGCCTTCTTGTTGGCCATGCACAAGGTCAACGTATCGTTGGAGACCGATTCCAACATTCGAGCGAGACAATTAACCGACATGTTAAGACAGTCATGCGGGCGCTACATCAGCTAGGGAGAACTGTCATTAGGCCTACAAACACAGATGGGGTCCATCCTTACATTACGAGGAACCCACACAATTATCCATGGTttgag AAATGTCTTGGTGCGATGGACGGAACCATGATTGACGCTGCTGCACCATCTAGACTGAGTAACGCATATAGAAATCATCGTGGTCGAATCGCACAAAATGTGTTGTGCTTATGTGACTTCGATATGAAGTTCACGTATGTATATACTGGCTGGGAGGGAATAGCCCATGATGCTCAAGTATTCTTGGATGCTTTGAGTCGATCTCCGAATAAATTTCCTTGGCCACCACAAG GCCATTATTACCTTGTTGATTCTGCATTTCCATGCATTGAGAAGTTTATGCCTCCGTATCCACGAGAGAGGTATCATAGATCTGATCGTTATAGCGGTCATCAATTCCGAGgctataaagattattttaactTCTGTCATTCATCGCTACGCAATATTATTGAGCGTACATTTGCGTTACTGAAAAATCGGTTTCTAATATTGAATGCGATGCCTCGATATCGGCCTACCAGGCAAGGGATGCTTGTTACCGCATGTTGTACACTGCACAACCTTATTAAAACGGTAACACCGAATGATGAGTTCATTCAGGCTACATTGGCGCTTCAGTTTAGTGAAGAAAATATGGATGCGGCCGACCACCTGGGCGAAACCTCTGAAGTGGTTGACGTGTCCTATGAGTCAGCTGGAGTTATGGCAGCACAGAGAGATGGGATTGCAATCCCTATGTGGGAAGATAGGTTTGGGGAATGA